AACATGGATCTCTCCTTGTGACTTTTCTTTATGAATCATGTATGCTCACGTCTTTTCTAAGTTTCATAATTTAGCAGAGCGTCTGTACCACAATGACGCTCTGCTATGTAAATTAATTTGTTATTAAAAAAAATGTGCCCAAATGGAAGCGATAGGCATGACAATCAATAGACCTGGGAGCATATTTGCAACTGGGAAAGATTTAATCCCTGCAATTCTCAAACCAGTTACTAACATAATAATTCCACCAACTGCAGAAAAATCTGCAATTAACAAGTCATTAACCATTGGTAAAATGAATCCAGCACTAAAAAATAATCCTAGCAAGATAATTATTTGGGGCACAGCAATAGTCATAACGATATAACCTAAAGCTGCAGCAAAAATAGCAGCTGTAAAGAAGTCAAGAAATGATTTCGAAAATAAGATAGAAGCATCTCCTGTCATTCCTTCAGTTAATGCCCCAAATATACCTGTTCCACTGGCACAAAATAATACAAGTATTCCAACGAATTTCTCCATAAATTCTTTTGGATCCATCGTATTTTTGCTTGAAAATATTTTTTCGATTGGACCTTTTATCTTTTTGGCACACCATTCGATCCCTTTTTCAAGCATAATTAGTTCTCCAATAGCACTACCTATTACTAAAGCTAATACAACGGCTGGTAGTAGGTTCACTTTAATTATCAGACTAACCCCCATCCCCATGGAAGCTGCTCCAAAAGTTAAAGGCAAGGCAACTCGAAGTCGTTCAGGAATTTTATTGCCTAGAAAAGCTCCAAGAAGTCCTCCTAAAAATACGGCTAATGCATTTACTATCGGTCCGACGGGCATATATTAACATCTCCTTTATTTGTAAAATAAGGCAGGTGGCAATATATAAGCTCACCTGCCATTAGTGTTATTATTAAAATAATGATGGAGCAAAAAGTTTGGCATCCATTTCTTTAAACTTTGCTCGTTTAAATTTATCCTTAAGGTGATAAGGCACCGTGCAATCAAAAATAGTTTTACATGAAACCCCTTTGTCACTAATAAATGGACTATATTCCGGGGATTCTGTTGGATCAAGTGGGTGACAACGTACACCAGGAATTGTAATAGTATCTATATCACCTTGGTAACGTGTAGTCATGGCCCATAAGACGTCGTTACTATCAAATGGGTCAACATCTTCATCAACAAGAAAGACATGTTTTAATTCACTAAAAGCAGAGAAAGCAAGCAGAGCTGCTTGTCTTTGTCTTCCTTCATCACTCGGCTGACTTTTCTTGAATTGCAGGACTGCCATGTATTTACCACCACCAGCAGAATGAGCATATACATTGAGTAGTCTTCCTGGCATGGCAGTTTCAACCATTTGAAGAATACTTGCTTCTGTAGGAATACCTGCCATACTAACATGCTCTTCACTTGGTCCAATTACGGTTTGCATAATTGGATTTTTACGATGTGTAACAGCTGTTACTTTAATTAATGGCACTTTCGGATTAGCTTCACCTGTATACCCAGGAAACTCTGGCATTGCTTTACCGGTGTTTGTATTTTGGTCTTCACGAACATAGCAATTAGGTATTAATTCTCCCTCTATAACATATTCTGCATTAGCAATTGCATTTTCGTTAATTGTTAAACATTGAACAAGTTCAACTGCACGCTTTCTAATAGCACCCGCAACTCCTAATTCATTAAAACCAAGTGGTGTAGTTGGTGGCTCAAAACATGCGCCAATCTCAATAGCTGGATCTACACCAATACTGATCGATATTGGCAGGGGTTTACCAAGTTTTTCCGCCTTTTCACGAAAGGTGCCTAAGTGGCGTGCACCAGGAGTAAAGAACATAGAAATTTCATCTTTGCTTTGTAAACACAAACGATGAATGGTTACATCTGATTCACCTGTTTCTGTATCAGACGCATAGCACATACCGATTGTGATATATGGTCCCGCATCTTCTTCAGTATTAGTTGGTGCAGGAATTAACTTGCGAATATCAAAACCGGGTTCATTAGCATAATGAACTACCTCTTGGCATTTCGCATCTTCGTTTGAGATAGTTACTGGTTGAATAGGATGCTGAACAGCTTCATTTAATAGATAGCCAAGACGTTCTGGCTCTTCATTTAGCAGTAATCCCACTCTTTCACGACTTGCTAATAGGCCAATAATTACATTTGCGTCTTCATGCCCTTTTACATTATTGAAAATCATGGCAGGACCAGTTTGTGTTGGACGCGTCACTGTTCCGCCTGCACCTACATATCGATAAACACCTGATATTTCTGCATGTGGATCTACAGCTTTATTGGTTTCGATTAGTTGACCAGGAACTGTTTTAAGTAAATCAATAGCAGATCGTAAATCATATACTTGTTTTTTCTCATGCTCATTTATCGCCATCAAAACATCTCCATTTTAAATTTATTCTTAATAAAACTCTTAGCTAAGATATCTATTATTATATTTGTTCATTCCCTCATATTACAATTCGATTTTAGAAAGATAGTATTCTCAAATGGAATACTAATAGCAGTGATTAATAGAGTAACCTGAATATATGAAGGAATATTTCATATTTTTCAATGACTAGATGCTTTATTTAATTGGATAAAAGAGATCTTAGCAGTTTAAAAACGTAATGATATAATGTAAATTAAAGCAAAAAACTAGTCTTTTGATAAATATAATATTTTTTGTTGACGCTTTCAAAATTGTGTTATATACTTTAAACAAATCAAATAATAAAAATAGACATGTGACTGGTAAAGCAGGCAGGATCTAGAATGGATGGATGTTAATATACATTTATCATTTTAGGTCCTTTTTTTATTGCCTAATAGCAAAGTTGCATAAGTTCTAGCATCAAAACAAAGAATAGTTTTAATATTAATTAAAGTTGAAAAGGAGAATGAAGATGGACTACAAACAAATTGCTACAGAAGTTCTAAAGCATGTCGGTGGAAGAGAAAATATTTCACACTTCGAACATTGTTCCACAAGATTAAGGTTTTCCTTACATGATAATAGCAAAGCTAACGTGGAGAAACTACAACAAATCTCTGGGGTTTTAGCAGTAAAAATGACGGCTCAATGTCAAGTCGTCATCGGAAATGAAGTAGTGGAAGTTTATAATGAAGTGAATAAATTATTGGGTGGTACTCCTACAGGCACAGGAAGCGAAGAATCCGCTGATAAACCAAAACAAAAGCAAAAGTTTGGCAGTATGTTCCTTGATTTCTTAATCGGTGTTTTCCAACCGCTAATTCCAGCAATCGCTGGGGGCGGGGTATTAAAGTCATTATTATTATTACTGGCTGTTATTGGTATAATGGATAAGGAAACTCAAACGTATCAAATCTTAAACATGATTGGGGATGCCCCGCTATACTTCTTGCCATTACTAGTGGCCGTTACTACAGCTAATAAATTAAAGGTAAACTCGTTAGTTGCCTTGTCAGCAGTTAGTGCATTGTTACTTCCTAGTATGTCTACAATGCTTGGTGAAGGAGCTCAATTGTTAGGCTTTGGATTACAAAATATTGCTTATGCGTATCAAGTATTTCCAGCAATTTTAACAGTACTTTTATATGCACAGTTAGAAAAGCTAGTTACTAAAATTTCACCAAAATCCATTCGTATTTTCTTTGTACCAATGGTGGCATTAGTAATTACAGTGCCAATTTCGTTACTTATTTTAGGACCAATTGGTTTTACGCTAGGTGAAGGTTTAACTTATATTATTTTAACGATGTTTGACTATGTAGGATGGGTTGCCGTGGCGATCTTAGCAGCTGTACTTCCGTTCATGGTTGCAACAGGAATGCATAAAGCGATGGTTCCTTATGCTGTTTCTGCATACTCAGCCGCTGGAAAAGAAGTCCTTTATTTACCAGCTTCTCTAGCACATAATATTGCAGAAAGTGGCGCGTGTTTTGCAGTTGCTTTACGTACTAAGGACAAAGCTTTAAAGTCTACTGCGATTTCTGCTGGTATTTCAGCTCTTTTTGGAATTACAGAACCTGCCTTATACGGGGTAACAATACAAAATAAAAAAGTGTTGTATAGTGTTATGATTGGATCATTTGTTGGTGGTGCATTTATCGGTATTATGGGTATAGAAGCATTTGTACTTGTAGGTCCTGGTTTAGCAAGTATGTCTATGTTTATTTCTGATGAATTACCAAGTAACCTTCTCTATGCCAGTTTTGGATTAGTCATTTCATTTGCGGTAGCATTCACAGCAGCATTTTTACTTGGAAAAGATAAGACTAACCAAGATGAAAAAGAAGAATTTAAGGACATGATAGATTCAGAAGAAGAATTCAAAAGTCCTGTGACAGGGAAAATGATTCCATTAGCTGAAGTGAAAGATGAAGTTTTTTCTACAAAGATTATGGGGGAAGGATTCGCTGTTATTCCGTCCAAAGGTGAATTGGTTGCTCCAGTCGATGGTACCATTAAAATGATTTTTGATACACACCACGCCCTTGGCATGGAAACAAAAAATGGTGTAGAGTTATTGTTTCATGTTGGTCTTGACACAGTTCAACTTGGAGGGGAATATTTCGAATCTCAAGTAAAAGTTGGCGATGAAGTTAAGGCTGGAGATTTATTATTGAAATTTGATGTAGATAAGATTGTAGAAGAAGGTTATGACCCTGTAACTGTCGGGGTTGTTACTAATAAAGACAAATATAATATTAATGTTATGAACCAAAAAGATCATGTCAATCACAGCGATACATTAATGGTTGTAACAATGTTAGGAGAGTAATTATGACAAAAACAGGATTTCAGAAGAATTTTTTATGGGGCGGTGCTATAGCCGCCAACCAGGTAGAAGGCGCGTGGAATGTTGACGGTAAAGGTTTATCTGTTGCAGATATGGCGACGTATAAATCTAACTTAAGAGTAGATGACTACGAAGGCCATGTCGGTATAACGTCTGCAACAATTGAAAAGGCTAGAAAAGACCCAAGTGATAAAATTTATCCGAAGCGTCGTGGGATTGATTTTTACCACCGTTATAAAGAGGATCTTGCACTATTTGCGGAAATGGGATTCAAAGTATTACGTGTATCGATTGCTTGGAGTCGAATTTTTCCAACAGGTGAAGAACGAGAGCCTAATGAAAAAGGGTTACAGTTTTATGAGAATCTGTTTACAGAAATGAAGCGACTTAATATTGAGCCGATTGTCACACTTTCCCATTATGAAATGCCATTAGAATTAAGCTTGAAATATAATGGGTGGGTAGAAAGAAAAATTATTGATGATTTCGTAAGATTTAGTAATGTTTGTTTCCATCGATATAAAGACTTAGTAAAATACTGGCTAACATTTAACGAAATTGATAGTATCAATCGACACCCGTTTACGACTGCTGGAATTATCCCAGATCGTTGTCCGGAAGGTAAGGAAGATGAAACAGTTTATCAGGCGCTACATCACCAGTTTGTCGCATCTGCTTTAGTTACAGCGGATTGCCATAGAATCATTGACGGAAGCGAAGTAGGTTGTATGTTAACAAAACTGACAACTTATCCAAATACATGTAATCCAAATGATGTGGAATTATCACTTAAGAAAAACCTTCATAACTATTTCTATTCCGATGTTCAAGTTTTTGGTGAATATCCTGTTATGATTGAGAGAATGTTTGAGCGTAACAATATCAACATTAAAATGGAGCCAGGTGATAGAGAAATACTGAAGAATAATACAGTAGATTTTATTTCGTTCAGTTATTATATGTCATTAACAGAGTCAGCACAGGAAGATATGGAGAAGTCAGCAGGAAATACTGTTATGGGCGTAAAAAACCCTTATTTACCTTCTACTGAATGGGGTTGGCAAATTGACCCGGTTGGACTTAAAATCTCATTAATAGAGTTGTATGATCGGTACAAAAAACCTTTAATCATCGTTGAAAATGGGATGGGAGCAGTCGATAAAGTAGAAGAGGATGGATCTATCCATGATGACTACAGAATCACATACTTCAAAGAGCATTTTAAACAAATGAAAGAAGCTGTTGAAGAAGGTGTTGAATTGTTCGGATATACTAGCTGGGGAGCAATTGACTTAATTAGTGCAGGGACATCTCAAATGACAAAGCGCTATGGATTTATTTATGTTGACCAGGATGATGAAGGAAATGGGACACTAGAACGCAGTCGCAAAGATTCTTTTTATTGGTATAAAAAGGTGATAGAAAGTAACGGGGAAGATTTGGATTAAGAAGCTTTTTAGTTGGAAAGGTGTTGACAATGAATAAGATAAAAAAAGTTCTCAATACAAGTGTTGTATTAGTCGAGAATGAAGACAAACAAGAATTTATTCTTTTTGGTAAAGGGATTGGCTTCGGGCAAAAAGTTGGTAATATCATCGTGGAACGTCAAGCTGATCAAACTTTCATGCCAATAGATAATACAAAAGCAAAAGAATTTTTAAGTTTGTTGGATTCAATCCAACCAGTATATATGGACTTAACACAGAAAATTGTTAACCAAGCTGAAAAGGAACTTAATACGAAGCTTAATTCTGGAATCTTTTTCACCTTAATGGATCATTTGAATTTTGCAGTGGAAAGGTTTAAAAAAAATATCAATATTACAAACCGTGTTTTCTGGGAAATAAAAAGCTACTATCCAAATGAATTTGAGGTAGGTATGTTCGCTGTAGAATTAGTGAATCAGGAGTTTGTTATAGAGTTACCACAAGAGGAAGCAGCGAATATTGCATTTCATTTAATCAACGCGCAAGGTGGCGGAAAAGAAACCAAAGATAGCATGAAGCATGCGAAAATGATTGGAAGTATTGTGAACTTAGTCCGTTACACGCTAAGTATCAATATGGATAAGGAGAATATTCATTATACCCGTTTCATTACACATGTGAAATTCTTTGTTGAACGTTACTTTGCAGATATATTGCTTGATAAGGATGACGTCTTGTTCGAGCAAATTGCCAATCTATATCCAGATGCGATGGATGGTGCTTTCAAAATAAAAGATTACATTAATCAAGTATACGGTAAAAGTATTCCGAATGACGAACTCACTTATCTTGCCGTTCATATTCATCGATTGATTTCTTATAATCAACTTAACTAATTTAAAGCCACTCGCTTCTTAGCTAAGCGAGTGGCTTTATCTATTTTAAATGGTAAGGCACTGTTTATGTGTCTGACACTTTTTTTATATATTCTCTAATTTTTCCATTGCCTCGATCACATCGTTTTCGTGAAAGCTACCGACTAATCGTAACGTTTCTTCTGGTTTAATAGCATGTGATGCAACTGTTTTCATTGCTTGATTTTGTTCTTTCATAATGTTTAAGTCTTCCATATACACGGGAAGACCTAGACTTTTATAAAATGGAAGTAGATCTTTTACTTCTTCTGTTCTATTTTCTAAAAGAAGCTGAACTAAAATCCCATAAGCAACCTTTTGTCCATGGAGTATGCTGTGTGTTTCATCAATAAAGCTTAAACCATTATGAACAGCATGTGCTCCAGACATTCTACCATAGTGTCCACCAAACCCTCCTACAGTTCCTGCTAGAGGTATTACTGCTTCTACCACCTTGATAAAGGATGTGGTAATAACCCTTGCGTCCATATTTTCGATTGCCGCAATGCTATCTTCCAATAAAATGTCTTTGATATAGGAGGCATGTTCTAATCCCACTTTTACCATGATGGAAAGATCCCCGTTCTTGTCGTTTCGAATAATTGCTTCTGCTTCATACCATTTAGCCAAGGAATCACCAATTCCACTCTTGAAATAATCAATAGGGCTGGATAGTAGAAAGAGAGGATCTACTAGAGTTAGGTGAATCGTGCTGGCATGGTAATCTACCCGAACAAAAGCCCCATTATCGTCGTAGATAACACTTAATGGCGTGGCAGCAGCGCAAGTTCCTACCACCGTTGGAATAGTAATGATTTCAATCCCTAACTTGTCTGCTACGGACTTGGCAGTATCAAGAATTATTCCTCCACCAATCCCGATAATGATATCAGCTTGACTAGCAAATTGGGAAATATCTCTTATTGATTCATCAGAACTGTATCCATTATGTTGATATACTTCAACATGTGATGGTAAGTTAGCATACTTTTGAAAAGCTGCGTATGATTTATATCCAGTAACGACTACTGGTGAACGATAGTCATTAATAAAATACGAAAGGTCTTTGAGGACTTCTTCCCTACAAATATACTGATTTGGTCCACTTCTTACAATCTCTTCAGGTCTTATCATAATTAATCGGACTCCCTTTTAAAGTAATAGAAATAAAAAAGACCTAATTTTAGCAGTACGAAAACACTGCTAATTTAGGTCTTGCGTAGATAACCAATATCATACCTAGAAGTTAGCTCGATCTTTACTATAACAATATTTGATAATAAGATAAATAGCATTTTAACTTTTGTAAGAGAAAATGACGAATTCCTTCCTTTTTTTAGTAATATTTACTATTTTTATTGCTTAAATATAAAGCATAGTTCTGTTTTGTTTTTAACATCTAGTTTGTTATAGATATTTTTTGCGTGACGTTTTACTGTATTGATACTGATAAATAAATTATTGGCAATTTTAACATTGGATAACCCACGGACAAGGAGCTTAGCAATCTCTCTTTCTCTTGGAGTCAAAAGCGAAAGAAGTTCATCTGCTTTATATTCAATTGATGATGAATTTTCATTTAACAATACCATCCATTGTTTCCCGTTGTTTATTTTTTTAATACTAATCTCAATGTTAGGTTGTTGTGGGAGGGTGAAACTTTTTTTAGTTTCCATGCTTTTATGGTCATTAAGCAATATATTGTTTAGAATTTCATGGACAGGATGGTTCTGATTTGGAGAGAAGTTATTGCAAATTTCTAATGCTTTTGTATTATAATAACGAATTCCGAACGATTCCTCTATAACTACTATGCCAACCGATAGAAGGTTAGCCCATTGTTCAGCTGCTGTAACTTTCTCTTTATAATCTTCAAAATAGTTGTCATAGAATTGTAGTTTAGAAATGTATTTTGATAGAAACAGTAAGCGACTTTTATCATTCATCGTAAACGCTTCTTCTTGTCTGGACCTTAAAAAGCTTATCACACCAGTTCGCTTATTCCCGTCATTTATATAAAAAGATATAATATCATGATTATTGTTCTTTTCCATAAATTTTAAAAAATCTGTCTGTTTAAAATCTTTAAATCGCAAAAAATCGCTATAACAGAAAACATCAGTATTCCTGAATTTAGAAGAAAAGTGAAGGATTGGATCATTGTGTTTATAAACTTCACAATATTCCATTATTTCACCATGGTTAATATTTAGGGTGAT
The nucleotide sequence above comes from Paraliobacillus zengyii. Encoded proteins:
- a CDS encoding response regulator transcription factor; amino-acid sequence: MSTNLISEKETTKRFQFIEEIIRPNKDLREQILSTFCDIFGYQKGVFWQSNTTGSTLSNPITLNINHGEIMEYCEVYKHNDPILHFSSKFRNTDVFCYSDFLRFKDFKQTDFLKFMEKNNNHDIISFYINDGNKRTGVISFLRSRQEEAFTMNDKSRLLFLSKYISKLQFYDNYFEDYKEKVTAAEQWANLLSVGIVVIEESFGIRYYNTKALEICNNFSPNQNHPVHEILNNILLNDHKSMETKKSFTLPQQPNIEISIKKINNGKQWMVLLNENSSSIEYKADELLSLLTPREREIAKLLVRGLSNVKIANNLFISINTVKRHAKNIYNKLDVKNKTELCFIFKQ
- a CDS encoding beta-glucoside-specific PTS transporter subunit IIABC — protein: MDYKQIATEVLKHVGGRENISHFEHCSTRLRFSLHDNSKANVEKLQQISGVLAVKMTAQCQVVIGNEVVEVYNEVNKLLGGTPTGTGSEESADKPKQKQKFGSMFLDFLIGVFQPLIPAIAGGGVLKSLLLLLAVIGIMDKETQTYQILNMIGDAPLYFLPLLVAVTTANKLKVNSLVALSAVSALLLPSMSTMLGEGAQLLGFGLQNIAYAYQVFPAILTVLLYAQLEKLVTKISPKSIRIFFVPMVALVITVPISLLILGPIGFTLGEGLTYIILTMFDYVGWVAVAILAAVLPFMVATGMHKAMVPYAVSAYSAAGKEVLYLPASLAHNIAESGACFAVALRTKDKALKSTAISAGISALFGITEPALYGVTIQNKKVLYSVMIGSFVGGAFIGIMGIEAFVLVGPGLASMSMFISDELPSNLLYASFGLVISFAVAFTAAFLLGKDKTNQDEKEEFKDMIDSEEEFKSPVTGKMIPLAEVKDEVFSTKIMGEGFAVIPSKGELVAPVDGTIKMIFDTHHALGMETKNGVELLFHVGLDTVQLGGEYFESQVKVGDEVKAGDLLLKFDVDKIVEEGYDPVTVGVVTNKDKYNINVMNQKDHVNHSDTLMVVTMLGE
- a CDS encoding BglG family transcription antiterminator; its protein translation is MNKIKKVLNTSVVLVENEDKQEFILFGKGIGFGQKVGNIIVERQADQTFMPIDNTKAKEFLSLLDSIQPVYMDLTQKIVNQAEKELNTKLNSGIFFTLMDHLNFAVERFKKNINITNRVFWEIKSYYPNEFEVGMFAVELVNQEFVIELPQEEAANIAFHLINAQGGGKETKDSMKHAKMIGSIVNLVRYTLSINMDKENIHYTRFITHVKFFVERYFADILLDKDDVLFEQIANLYPDAMDGAFKIKDYINQVYGKSIPNDELTYLAVHIHRLISYNQLN
- a CDS encoding glycoside hydrolase family 1 protein; its protein translation is MMTKTGFQKNFLWGGAIAANQVEGAWNVDGKGLSVADMATYKSNLRVDDYEGHVGITSATIEKARKDPSDKIYPKRRGIDFYHRYKEDLALFAEMGFKVLRVSIAWSRIFPTGEEREPNEKGLQFYENLFTEMKRLNIEPIVTLSHYEMPLELSLKYNGWVERKIIDDFVRFSNVCFHRYKDLVKYWLTFNEIDSINRHPFTTAGIIPDRCPEGKEDETVYQALHHQFVASALVTADCHRIIDGSEVGCMLTKLTTYPNTCNPNDVELSLKKNLHNYFYSDVQVFGEYPVMIERMFERNNINIKMEPGDREILKNNTVDFISFSYYMSLTESAQEDMEKSAGNTVMGVKNPYLPSTEWGWQIDPVGLKISLIELYDRYKKPLIIVENGMGAVDKVEEDGSIHDDYRITYFKEHFKQMKEAVEEGVELFGYTSWGAIDLISAGTSQMTKRYGFIYVDQDDEGNGTLERSRKDSFYWYKKVIESNGEDLD
- a CDS encoding iron-containing alcohol dehydrogenase family protein, whose product is MRPEEIVRSGPNQYICREEVLKDLSYFINDYRSPVVVTGYKSYAAFQKYANLPSHVEVYQHNGYSSDESIRDISQFASQADIIIGIGGGIILDTAKSVADKLGIEIITIPTVVGTCAAATPLSVIYDDNGAFVRVDYHASTIHLTLVDPLFLLSSPIDYFKSGIGDSLAKWYEAEAIIRNDKNGDLSIMVKVGLEHASYIKDILLEDSIAAIENMDARVITTSFIKVVEAVIPLAGTVGGFGGHYGRMSGAHAVHNGLSFIDETHSILHGQKVAYGILVQLLLENRTEEVKDLLPFYKSLGLPVYMEDLNIMKEQNQAMKTVASHAIKPEETLRLVGSFHENDVIEAMEKLENI
- a CDS encoding UbiD family decarboxylase, translating into MAINEHEKKQVYDLRSAIDLLKTVPGQLIETNKAVDPHAEISGVYRYVGAGGTVTRPTQTGPAMIFNNVKGHEDANVIIGLLASRERVGLLLNEEPERLGYLLNEAVQHPIQPVTISNEDAKCQEVVHYANEPGFDIRKLIPAPTNTEEDAGPYITIGMCYASDTETGESDVTIHRLCLQSKDEISMFFTPGARHLGTFREKAEKLGKPLPISISIGVDPAIEIGACFEPPTTPLGFNELGVAGAIRKRAVELVQCLTINENAIANAEYVIEGELIPNCYVREDQNTNTGKAMPEFPGYTGEANPKVPLIKVTAVTHRKNPIMQTVIGPSEEHVSMAGIPTEASILQMVETAMPGRLLNVYAHSAGGGKYMAVLQFKKSQPSDEGRQRQAALLAFSAFSELKHVFLVDEDVDPFDSNDVLWAMTTRYQGDIDTITIPGVRCHPLDPTESPEYSPFISDKGVSCKTIFDCTVPYHLKDKFKRAKFKEMDAKLFAPSLF
- a CDS encoding DUF554 domain-containing protein, coding for MPVGPIVNALAVFLGGLLGAFLGNKIPERLRVALPLTFGAASMGMGVSLIIKVNLLPAVVLALVIGSAIGELIMLEKGIEWCAKKIKGPIEKIFSSKNTMDPKEFMEKFVGILVLFCASGTGIFGALTEGMTGDASILFSKSFLDFFTAAIFAAALGYIVMTIAVPQIIILLGLFFSAGFILPMVNDLLIADFSAVGGIIMLVTGLRIAGIKSFPVANMLPGLLIVMPIASIWAHFF